Proteins from one Bombus affinis isolate iyBomAffi1 chromosome 1, iyBomAffi1.2, whole genome shotgun sequence genomic window:
- the LOC126921221 gene encoding tRNA-dihydrouridine(16/17) synthase [NAD(P)(+)]-like isoform X9, which translates to MHHIFHPRFKHHKMSSVSVNTSDQLATDSATSETNIWENVLSSPRYVVAPMVDASELAWRLLSRRHGAHLCYTPMLHSSVFCRDPKYRREALTSTAEDRPLIVQFCGNDPNTLLEAALLAEPYCDAVDINIGCPQAIAKRGRYGAFLQDDWDLLRRIVSTLSKSLRVPVTCKLRVFAEIDKTVKYAQMLETAGARLLTVHGRTREQKGPLTGIASWDHIKAVRQAVTIPVFANGNIQCLQDIERCIEETGVHGVMSAEGNLYNPYIFEARYPPSWEPALEYLDLVERYPAPPSYIRGHLFKLFQHTLCLAENKEERENLARNSTMESFRNVVYALRDRYLPYHEGRLIWQEEMSDHNLKLPPWLCQPYIRHLPEENIQKLEIERIETQNETIKRKFRDEEGNEISRKRLKKLKRIARRPNRPAIIVKRGSDLCCDCPNPVSLKCVHKLCRQCCRNKCFTENLDCAGHRNLTKTRRQMAIEFAAKRKAIQDKI; encoded by the exons ATGCACCACATCTTTCATCCTAGATTTAAACATCATAAA ATGTCATCAGTTTCAGTAAACACATCCGATCAACTCGCCACAGATTCTGCTACATCTGAGACGAATATTTGGGAAAATGTATTAAGTTCTCCACGATACGTAGTTGCACCAATGGTCGACGCAAGCGAATTAGCCTGGAGGTTGTTAAGTCGTCGTCATGGTGCGCACCTTTGTTACACTCCGATGCTTCATTCTTCCGTGTTCTGTCGAGATCCGAAATATCGACGAGAGGCTCTTACCAGCACTGCCGAAGATCGCCCATTAATCGTCCAG TTTTGTGGCAACGATCCGAATACGCTATTAGAGGCAGCACTTTTGGCAGAACCGTACTGCGACGCAGTGGATATAAACATTGGTTGTCCTCAAGCTATCGCGAAACGTGGTCGTTATGGTGCTTTCCTTCAAGACGATTGGGACTTGCTTCGACGAATCG TAAGTACTTTGAGCAAAAGTCTCCGTGTGCCAGTTACTTGTAAGCTTCGTGTATTTGCGGAGATCGATAAAACTGTTAAGTACGCGCAAATGCTCGAGACCGCTGGGGCACGATTACTTACCGTGCACGGACGAACTCGGGAACAAAAAGGTCCATTAACCGGTATCGCATCTTGGGATCACATCAAAGCCGTCAG ACAGGCCGTCACAATTCCAGTGTTTGCGAATGGTAACATACAGTGTCTGCAAGATATCGAAAGATGTATAGAGGAAACCGGTGTTCACGGTGTAATGTCAGCAGAGGGCAACCTTTACAATCCGTACATATTCGAAGCTCGTTATCCACCTAGTTGGGAGCCAGCGCTTGAATATTTGGATTTGGTGGAACGTTATCCAGCCCCTCCTTCTTACATTCGTGGTCATCTTTTTAAATTGTTCCAACACAC ACTTTGTTTAgcagaaaataaagaagagagagaaaattTGGCCCGAAACTCTACCATGGAATCCTTCAGAAACGTCGTATACGCTTTGAGGGATCGGTATCTGCCTTATCACGAAGGTCGTTTAATCTGGCAGGAAGAAATGTCCG ATCATAACTTAAAACTACCTCCCTGGTTGTGCCAACCATATATACGTCATCTTCCAGAGGAGAATATACAAAAGCTAGAAATTGAAAGGATCGAAACG CAAAATGAAACGATCAAGAGAAAATTCAGAGACGAAGAAGGAAATGAGATATCACGAAAACGGCTGAAGAAGCTCAAACGAATAGCGCGTCGCCCCAACAGACCAGCTATCATCGTGAAAAGAGGATCTGATTTGTGTTGCGATTGTCCAAATCCAGTG AGTCTCAAATGTGTTCATAAATTATGCCGACAGTGCTGTAGAAACAAATGTTTCACGGAAAATCTGGATTGTGCTGGACACAGAAATTTAACTAAAACTAGAAGACAAATGGCGATAGAATTTGCTGCGAAACGGAAAGCTATTCAAGATAAAATATGA
- the LOC126921221 gene encoding tRNA-dihydrouridine(16/17) synthase [NAD(P)(+)]-like isoform X10 → MSSVSVNTSDQLATDSATSETNIWENVLSSPRYVVAPMVDASELAWRLLSRRHGAHLCYTPMLHSSVFCRDPKYRREALTSTAEDRPLIVQFCGNDPNTLLEAALLAEPYCDAVDINIGCPQAIAKRGRYGAFLQDDWDLLRRIVSTLSKSLRVPVTCKLRVFAEIDKTVKYAQMLETAGARLLTVHGRTREQKGPLTGIASWDHIKAVRQAVTIPVFANGNIQCLQDIERCIEETGVHGVMSAEGNLYNPYIFEARYPPSWEPALEYLDLVERYPAPPSYIRGHLFKLFQHTLCLAENKEERENLARNSTMESFRNVVYALRDRYLPYHEGRLIWQEEMSDHNLKLPPWLCQPYIRHLPEENIQKLEIERIETQNETIKRKFRDEEGNEISRKRLKKLKRIARRPNRPAIIVKRGSDLCCDCPNPVSLKCVHKLCRQCCRNKCFTENLDCAGHRNLTKTRRQMAIEFAAKRKAIQDKI, encoded by the exons ATGTCATCAGTTTCAGTAAACACATCCGATCAACTCGCCACAGATTCTGCTACATCTGAGACGAATATTTGGGAAAATGTATTAAGTTCTCCACGATACGTAGTTGCACCAATGGTCGACGCAAGCGAATTAGCCTGGAGGTTGTTAAGTCGTCGTCATGGTGCGCACCTTTGTTACACTCCGATGCTTCATTCTTCCGTGTTCTGTCGAGATCCGAAATATCGACGAGAGGCTCTTACCAGCACTGCCGAAGATCGCCCATTAATCGTCCAG TTTTGTGGCAACGATCCGAATACGCTATTAGAGGCAGCACTTTTGGCAGAACCGTACTGCGACGCAGTGGATATAAACATTGGTTGTCCTCAAGCTATCGCGAAACGTGGTCGTTATGGTGCTTTCCTTCAAGACGATTGGGACTTGCTTCGACGAATCG TAAGTACTTTGAGCAAAAGTCTCCGTGTGCCAGTTACTTGTAAGCTTCGTGTATTTGCGGAGATCGATAAAACTGTTAAGTACGCGCAAATGCTCGAGACCGCTGGGGCACGATTACTTACCGTGCACGGACGAACTCGGGAACAAAAAGGTCCATTAACCGGTATCGCATCTTGGGATCACATCAAAGCCGTCAG ACAGGCCGTCACAATTCCAGTGTTTGCGAATGGTAACATACAGTGTCTGCAAGATATCGAAAGATGTATAGAGGAAACCGGTGTTCACGGTGTAATGTCAGCAGAGGGCAACCTTTACAATCCGTACATATTCGAAGCTCGTTATCCACCTAGTTGGGAGCCAGCGCTTGAATATTTGGATTTGGTGGAACGTTATCCAGCCCCTCCTTCTTACATTCGTGGTCATCTTTTTAAATTGTTCCAACACAC ACTTTGTTTAgcagaaaataaagaagagagagaaaattTGGCCCGAAACTCTACCATGGAATCCTTCAGAAACGTCGTATACGCTTTGAGGGATCGGTATCTGCCTTATCACGAAGGTCGTTTAATCTGGCAGGAAGAAATGTCCG ATCATAACTTAAAACTACCTCCCTGGTTGTGCCAACCATATATACGTCATCTTCCAGAGGAGAATATACAAAAGCTAGAAATTGAAAGGATCGAAACG CAAAATGAAACGATCAAGAGAAAATTCAGAGACGAAGAAGGAAATGAGATATCACGAAAACGGCTGAAGAAGCTCAAACGAATAGCGCGTCGCCCCAACAGACCAGCTATCATCGTGAAAAGAGGATCTGATTTGTGTTGCGATTGTCCAAATCCAGTG AGTCTCAAATGTGTTCATAAATTATGCCGACAGTGCTGTAGAAACAAATGTTTCACGGAAAATCTGGATTGTGCTGGACACAGAAATTTAACTAAAACTAGAAGACAAATGGCGATAGAATTTGCTGCGAAACGGAAAGCTATTCAAGATAAAATATGA
- the LOC126921221 gene encoding tRNA-dihydrouridine(16/17) synthase [NAD(P)(+)]-like isoform X1 encodes MRHEGSRITNDILSKWCSGQSNTLMRPERRKFRRVHGLELPLHPQQVTGWVVILIIVVNTFAVLTPLLEPNLRPAFSIAIAAIFFTHICSHLAVLLLDPADPRVRSQPTNKVLPEFDREKHSHVIEDGRCHLCNINTESKRTKHCSICNKCIVRFDHHCKWLNNCIGARNYRAFLVCLISAILASLFVTGLSVVELSSSLFFDRLANLTMENNTTDPVIPFIVPASDTTLIIAISAIGILSAIVAILLLHLCFFHGYIACLGLTTYEYVRNKREKNSVAAAVAIAAAATAAAAAAAAAASTTSTSTNTTITAATTTTTTTAATLTNQPTTVTDNASTITVQQIVAESTSTRMSSVSVNTSDQLATDSATSETNIWENVLSSPRYVVAPMVDASELAWRLLSRRHGAHLCYTPMLHSSVFCRDPKYRREALTSTAEDRPLIVQFCGNDPNTLLEAALLAEPYCDAVDINIGCPQAIAKRGRYGAFLQDDWDLLRRIVSTLSKSLRVPVTCKLRVFAEIDKTVKYAQMLETAGARLLTVHGRTREQKGPLTGIASWDHIKAVRQAVTIPVFANGNIQCLQDIERCIEETGVHGVMSAEGNLYNPYIFEARYPPSWEPALEYLDLVERYPAPPSYIRGHLFKLFQHTLCLAENKEERENLARNSTMESFRNVVYALRDRYLPYHEGRLIWQEEMSDHNLKLPPWLCQPYIRHLPEENIQKLEIERIETQNETIKRKFRDEEGNEISRKRLKKLKRIARRPNRPAIIVKRGSDLCCDCPNPVSLKCVHKLCRQCCRNKCFTENLDCAGHRNLTKTRRQMAIEFAAKRKAIQDKI; translated from the exons ATGCGACACGAAGGAAGTAGAATTACGAACGATATTCTATCGAAATGGTGCTCGGGGCAAAGCAATACGTTGATGAGACCGGAACGCAGAAAGTTTAGACGCGTGCATGGACTTGAGCTTCCGTTGCATCCCCAACAAGTGACCGGCTGGGTGGTGATCTTAATTATTGTGGTAAATACGTTCGCGGTACTGACGCCGCTTCTCGAACCGAATTTACGTCCGGCTTTTTCGATCGCGATAGCTGCTATCTTCTTTACGCATATTTGCTCTCATTTGGCGGTACTTTTATTGGACCCGGCGGACCCACGCGTCAGATCTCAGCCAACGAACAAGGTTTTACCGGAATTCGACCGAGAGAAACACTCGCACGTGATCGAAGACGGTAGATGTCATCTTTGCAACATAAACACCGAAAGCAAGAGGACGAAACATTGTTCGATTTGCAACAAATGCATCGTCCGATTCGATCATCACTGCAAATGGCTCAACAATTGCATCGGAGCTAGAAACTATCGCGCTTTTCTAGTTTGTTTGATTTCCGCTATTCTAGCAAGCCTGTTTGTTACTGGTCTTTCCGTCGTCGAATTGTCCTCCTCTTTATTCTTCGATCGACTCGCAAATCTGACAATGGAGAATAACACAACCGATCCCGTCATTCCCTTTATTGTTCCTGCCTCGGACACCACTCTTATAATTGCTATTTCCGCCATTGGAATTCTCTCGGCGATCGTAGCAATACTTTTACTTCATTTATGCTTTTTTCACGGTTACATCGCCTGTCTCGGATTAACCACCTACGAATACGTACGAAACAAAAGGGAGAAGAATTCTGTCGCTGCCGCCGTCGCGATCGCTGCAGCCGCCACTGCTGCCGCGGCTGCGGCTGCTGCCGCTGCCTCCACCACCTCTACTTCCACAAACACCACCATCACAGccgctactactactactactaccaccgCCGCTACACTCACCAATCAACCAACAACAGTTACGGATAACGCTTCCACGATAACCGTGCAGCAAATAGTTGCCGAGTCTACGAGTACAAGG ATGTCATCAGTTTCAGTAAACACATCCGATCAACTCGCCACAGATTCTGCTACATCTGAGACGAATATTTGGGAAAATGTATTAAGTTCTCCACGATACGTAGTTGCACCAATGGTCGACGCAAGCGAATTAGCCTGGAGGTTGTTAAGTCGTCGTCATGGTGCGCACCTTTGTTACACTCCGATGCTTCATTCTTCCGTGTTCTGTCGAGATCCGAAATATCGACGAGAGGCTCTTACCAGCACTGCCGAAGATCGCCCATTAATCGTCCAG TTTTGTGGCAACGATCCGAATACGCTATTAGAGGCAGCACTTTTGGCAGAACCGTACTGCGACGCAGTGGATATAAACATTGGTTGTCCTCAAGCTATCGCGAAACGTGGTCGTTATGGTGCTTTCCTTCAAGACGATTGGGACTTGCTTCGACGAATCG TAAGTACTTTGAGCAAAAGTCTCCGTGTGCCAGTTACTTGTAAGCTTCGTGTATTTGCGGAGATCGATAAAACTGTTAAGTACGCGCAAATGCTCGAGACCGCTGGGGCACGATTACTTACCGTGCACGGACGAACTCGGGAACAAAAAGGTCCATTAACCGGTATCGCATCTTGGGATCACATCAAAGCCGTCAG ACAGGCCGTCACAATTCCAGTGTTTGCGAATGGTAACATACAGTGTCTGCAAGATATCGAAAGATGTATAGAGGAAACCGGTGTTCACGGTGTAATGTCAGCAGAGGGCAACCTTTACAATCCGTACATATTCGAAGCTCGTTATCCACCTAGTTGGGAGCCAGCGCTTGAATATTTGGATTTGGTGGAACGTTATCCAGCCCCTCCTTCTTACATTCGTGGTCATCTTTTTAAATTGTTCCAACACAC ACTTTGTTTAgcagaaaataaagaagagagagaaaattTGGCCCGAAACTCTACCATGGAATCCTTCAGAAACGTCGTATACGCTTTGAGGGATCGGTATCTGCCTTATCACGAAGGTCGTTTAATCTGGCAGGAAGAAATGTCCG ATCATAACTTAAAACTACCTCCCTGGTTGTGCCAACCATATATACGTCATCTTCCAGAGGAGAATATACAAAAGCTAGAAATTGAAAGGATCGAAACG CAAAATGAAACGATCAAGAGAAAATTCAGAGACGAAGAAGGAAATGAGATATCACGAAAACGGCTGAAGAAGCTCAAACGAATAGCGCGTCGCCCCAACAGACCAGCTATCATCGTGAAAAGAGGATCTGATTTGTGTTGCGATTGTCCAAATCCAGTG AGTCTCAAATGTGTTCATAAATTATGCCGACAGTGCTGTAGAAACAAATGTTTCACGGAAAATCTGGATTGTGCTGGACACAGAAATTTAACTAAAACTAGAAGACAAATGGCGATAGAATTTGCTGCGAAACGGAAAGCTATTCAAGATAAAATATGA
- the LOC126921221 gene encoding tRNA-dihydrouridine(16/17) synthase [NAD(P)(+)]-like isoform X7, translating to MRISIETARSIERGINRVLPRILEKSRTMWNLVSRQVGLVMYCRIVDDHDESKMSSVSVNTSDQLATDSATSETNIWENVLSSPRYVVAPMVDASELAWRLLSRRHGAHLCYTPMLHSSVFCRDPKYRREALTSTAEDRPLIVQFCGNDPNTLLEAALLAEPYCDAVDINIGCPQAIAKRGRYGAFLQDDWDLLRRIVSTLSKSLRVPVTCKLRVFAEIDKTVKYAQMLETAGARLLTVHGRTREQKGPLTGIASWDHIKAVRQAVTIPVFANGNIQCLQDIERCIEETGVHGVMSAEGNLYNPYIFEARYPPSWEPALEYLDLVERYPAPPSYIRGHLFKLFQHTLCLAENKEERENLARNSTMESFRNVVYALRDRYLPYHEGRLIWQEEMSDHNLKLPPWLCQPYIRHLPEENIQKLEIERIETQNETIKRKFRDEEGNEISRKRLKKLKRIARRPNRPAIIVKRGSDLCCDCPNPVSLKCVHKLCRQCCRNKCFTENLDCAGHRNLTKTRRQMAIEFAAKRKAIQDKI from the exons ATGCGAATATCGATTGAAACCGCGCGTTCCATCGAAAGGGGCATAAACCGAGTTTTACCGAGAATTCTCGAGAAGAGTCGCACGATGTGGAATCTAGTTTCTCGACAAGTGGGCCTTGTCATGTACTGCAGGATCGTAGACGACCACGATGAatcaaaa ATGTCATCAGTTTCAGTAAACACATCCGATCAACTCGCCACAGATTCTGCTACATCTGAGACGAATATTTGGGAAAATGTATTAAGTTCTCCACGATACGTAGTTGCACCAATGGTCGACGCAAGCGAATTAGCCTGGAGGTTGTTAAGTCGTCGTCATGGTGCGCACCTTTGTTACACTCCGATGCTTCATTCTTCCGTGTTCTGTCGAGATCCGAAATATCGACGAGAGGCTCTTACCAGCACTGCCGAAGATCGCCCATTAATCGTCCAG TTTTGTGGCAACGATCCGAATACGCTATTAGAGGCAGCACTTTTGGCAGAACCGTACTGCGACGCAGTGGATATAAACATTGGTTGTCCTCAAGCTATCGCGAAACGTGGTCGTTATGGTGCTTTCCTTCAAGACGATTGGGACTTGCTTCGACGAATCG TAAGTACTTTGAGCAAAAGTCTCCGTGTGCCAGTTACTTGTAAGCTTCGTGTATTTGCGGAGATCGATAAAACTGTTAAGTACGCGCAAATGCTCGAGACCGCTGGGGCACGATTACTTACCGTGCACGGACGAACTCGGGAACAAAAAGGTCCATTAACCGGTATCGCATCTTGGGATCACATCAAAGCCGTCAG ACAGGCCGTCACAATTCCAGTGTTTGCGAATGGTAACATACAGTGTCTGCAAGATATCGAAAGATGTATAGAGGAAACCGGTGTTCACGGTGTAATGTCAGCAGAGGGCAACCTTTACAATCCGTACATATTCGAAGCTCGTTATCCACCTAGTTGGGAGCCAGCGCTTGAATATTTGGATTTGGTGGAACGTTATCCAGCCCCTCCTTCTTACATTCGTGGTCATCTTTTTAAATTGTTCCAACACAC ACTTTGTTTAgcagaaaataaagaagagagagaaaattTGGCCCGAAACTCTACCATGGAATCCTTCAGAAACGTCGTATACGCTTTGAGGGATCGGTATCTGCCTTATCACGAAGGTCGTTTAATCTGGCAGGAAGAAATGTCCG ATCATAACTTAAAACTACCTCCCTGGTTGTGCCAACCATATATACGTCATCTTCCAGAGGAGAATATACAAAAGCTAGAAATTGAAAGGATCGAAACG CAAAATGAAACGATCAAGAGAAAATTCAGAGACGAAGAAGGAAATGAGATATCACGAAAACGGCTGAAGAAGCTCAAACGAATAGCGCGTCGCCCCAACAGACCAGCTATCATCGTGAAAAGAGGATCTGATTTGTGTTGCGATTGTCCAAATCCAGTG AGTCTCAAATGTGTTCATAAATTATGCCGACAGTGCTGTAGAAACAAATGTTTCACGGAAAATCTGGATTGTGCTGGACACAGAAATTTAACTAAAACTAGAAGACAAATGGCGATAGAATTTGCTGCGAAACGGAAAGCTATTCAAGATAAAATATGA
- the LOC126921221 gene encoding tRNA-dihydrouridine(16/17) synthase [NAD(P)(+)]-like isoform X6, whose product MNQKEKNSVAAAVAIAAAATAAAAAAAAAASTTSTSTNTTITAATTTTTTTAATLTNQPTTVTDNASTITVQQIVAESTSTRMSSVSVNTSDQLATDSATSETNIWENVLSSPRYVVAPMVDASELAWRLLSRRHGAHLCYTPMLHSSVFCRDPKYRREALTSTAEDRPLIVQFCGNDPNTLLEAALLAEPYCDAVDINIGCPQAIAKRGRYGAFLQDDWDLLRRIVSTLSKSLRVPVTCKLRVFAEIDKTVKYAQMLETAGARLLTVHGRTREQKGPLTGIASWDHIKAVRQAVTIPVFANGNIQCLQDIERCIEETGVHGVMSAEGNLYNPYIFEARYPPSWEPALEYLDLVERYPAPPSYIRGHLFKLFQHTLCLAENKEERENLARNSTMESFRNVVYALRDRYLPYHEGRLIWQEEMSDHNLKLPPWLCQPYIRHLPEENIQKLEIERIETQNETIKRKFRDEEGNEISRKRLKKLKRIARRPNRPAIIVKRGSDLCCDCPNPVSLKCVHKLCRQCCRNKCFTENLDCAGHRNLTKTRRQMAIEFAAKRKAIQDKI is encoded by the exons ATGAatcaaaa GGAGAAGAATTCTGTCGCTGCCGCCGTCGCGATCGCTGCAGCCGCCACTGCTGCCGCGGCTGCGGCTGCTGCCGCTGCCTCCACCACCTCTACTTCCACAAACACCACCATCACAGccgctactactactactactaccaccgCCGCTACACTCACCAATCAACCAACAACAGTTACGGATAACGCTTCCACGATAACCGTGCAGCAAATAGTTGCCGAGTCTACGAGTACAAGG ATGTCATCAGTTTCAGTAAACACATCCGATCAACTCGCCACAGATTCTGCTACATCTGAGACGAATATTTGGGAAAATGTATTAAGTTCTCCACGATACGTAGTTGCACCAATGGTCGACGCAAGCGAATTAGCCTGGAGGTTGTTAAGTCGTCGTCATGGTGCGCACCTTTGTTACACTCCGATGCTTCATTCTTCCGTGTTCTGTCGAGATCCGAAATATCGACGAGAGGCTCTTACCAGCACTGCCGAAGATCGCCCATTAATCGTCCAG TTTTGTGGCAACGATCCGAATACGCTATTAGAGGCAGCACTTTTGGCAGAACCGTACTGCGACGCAGTGGATATAAACATTGGTTGTCCTCAAGCTATCGCGAAACGTGGTCGTTATGGTGCTTTCCTTCAAGACGATTGGGACTTGCTTCGACGAATCG TAAGTACTTTGAGCAAAAGTCTCCGTGTGCCAGTTACTTGTAAGCTTCGTGTATTTGCGGAGATCGATAAAACTGTTAAGTACGCGCAAATGCTCGAGACCGCTGGGGCACGATTACTTACCGTGCACGGACGAACTCGGGAACAAAAAGGTCCATTAACCGGTATCGCATCTTGGGATCACATCAAAGCCGTCAG ACAGGCCGTCACAATTCCAGTGTTTGCGAATGGTAACATACAGTGTCTGCAAGATATCGAAAGATGTATAGAGGAAACCGGTGTTCACGGTGTAATGTCAGCAGAGGGCAACCTTTACAATCCGTACATATTCGAAGCTCGTTATCCACCTAGTTGGGAGCCAGCGCTTGAATATTTGGATTTGGTGGAACGTTATCCAGCCCCTCCTTCTTACATTCGTGGTCATCTTTTTAAATTGTTCCAACACAC ACTTTGTTTAgcagaaaataaagaagagagagaaaattTGGCCCGAAACTCTACCATGGAATCCTTCAGAAACGTCGTATACGCTTTGAGGGATCGGTATCTGCCTTATCACGAAGGTCGTTTAATCTGGCAGGAAGAAATGTCCG ATCATAACTTAAAACTACCTCCCTGGTTGTGCCAACCATATATACGTCATCTTCCAGAGGAGAATATACAAAAGCTAGAAATTGAAAGGATCGAAACG CAAAATGAAACGATCAAGAGAAAATTCAGAGACGAAGAAGGAAATGAGATATCACGAAAACGGCTGAAGAAGCTCAAACGAATAGCGCGTCGCCCCAACAGACCAGCTATCATCGTGAAAAGAGGATCTGATTTGTGTTGCGATTGTCCAAATCCAGTG AGTCTCAAATGTGTTCATAAATTATGCCGACAGTGCTGTAGAAACAAATGTTTCACGGAAAATCTGGATTGTGCTGGACACAGAAATTTAACTAAAACTAGAAGACAAATGGCGATAGAATTTGCTGCGAAACGGAAAGCTATTCAAGATAAAATATGA
- the LOC126921221 gene encoding tRNA-dihydrouridine(16/17) synthase [NAD(P)(+)]-like isoform X8 — translation MNQKIKDKKETRTIREDMTRRGIKEKTMSSVSVNTSDQLATDSATSETNIWENVLSSPRYVVAPMVDASELAWRLLSRRHGAHLCYTPMLHSSVFCRDPKYRREALTSTAEDRPLIVQFCGNDPNTLLEAALLAEPYCDAVDINIGCPQAIAKRGRYGAFLQDDWDLLRRIVSTLSKSLRVPVTCKLRVFAEIDKTVKYAQMLETAGARLLTVHGRTREQKGPLTGIASWDHIKAVRQAVTIPVFANGNIQCLQDIERCIEETGVHGVMSAEGNLYNPYIFEARYPPSWEPALEYLDLVERYPAPPSYIRGHLFKLFQHTLCLAENKEERENLARNSTMESFRNVVYALRDRYLPYHEGRLIWQEEMSDHNLKLPPWLCQPYIRHLPEENIQKLEIERIETQNETIKRKFRDEEGNEISRKRLKKLKRIARRPNRPAIIVKRGSDLCCDCPNPVSLKCVHKLCRQCCRNKCFTENLDCAGHRNLTKTRRQMAIEFAAKRKAIQDKI, via the exons ATGAatcaaaa GATAAAGGACAAGAAAGAAACAAGAACAATTCGAGAGGACATGACACGACGAGGAATCAAAGAAAAAACG ATGTCATCAGTTTCAGTAAACACATCCGATCAACTCGCCACAGATTCTGCTACATCTGAGACGAATATTTGGGAAAATGTATTAAGTTCTCCACGATACGTAGTTGCACCAATGGTCGACGCAAGCGAATTAGCCTGGAGGTTGTTAAGTCGTCGTCATGGTGCGCACCTTTGTTACACTCCGATGCTTCATTCTTCCGTGTTCTGTCGAGATCCGAAATATCGACGAGAGGCTCTTACCAGCACTGCCGAAGATCGCCCATTAATCGTCCAG TTTTGTGGCAACGATCCGAATACGCTATTAGAGGCAGCACTTTTGGCAGAACCGTACTGCGACGCAGTGGATATAAACATTGGTTGTCCTCAAGCTATCGCGAAACGTGGTCGTTATGGTGCTTTCCTTCAAGACGATTGGGACTTGCTTCGACGAATCG TAAGTACTTTGAGCAAAAGTCTCCGTGTGCCAGTTACTTGTAAGCTTCGTGTATTTGCGGAGATCGATAAAACTGTTAAGTACGCGCAAATGCTCGAGACCGCTGGGGCACGATTACTTACCGTGCACGGACGAACTCGGGAACAAAAAGGTCCATTAACCGGTATCGCATCTTGGGATCACATCAAAGCCGTCAG ACAGGCCGTCACAATTCCAGTGTTTGCGAATGGTAACATACAGTGTCTGCAAGATATCGAAAGATGTATAGAGGAAACCGGTGTTCACGGTGTAATGTCAGCAGAGGGCAACCTTTACAATCCGTACATATTCGAAGCTCGTTATCCACCTAGTTGGGAGCCAGCGCTTGAATATTTGGATTTGGTGGAACGTTATCCAGCCCCTCCTTCTTACATTCGTGGTCATCTTTTTAAATTGTTCCAACACAC ACTTTGTTTAgcagaaaataaagaagagagagaaaattTGGCCCGAAACTCTACCATGGAATCCTTCAGAAACGTCGTATACGCTTTGAGGGATCGGTATCTGCCTTATCACGAAGGTCGTTTAATCTGGCAGGAAGAAATGTCCG ATCATAACTTAAAACTACCTCCCTGGTTGTGCCAACCATATATACGTCATCTTCCAGAGGAGAATATACAAAAGCTAGAAATTGAAAGGATCGAAACG CAAAATGAAACGATCAAGAGAAAATTCAGAGACGAAGAAGGAAATGAGATATCACGAAAACGGCTGAAGAAGCTCAAACGAATAGCGCGTCGCCCCAACAGACCAGCTATCATCGTGAAAAGAGGATCTGATTTGTGTTGCGATTGTCCAAATCCAGTG AGTCTCAAATGTGTTCATAAATTATGCCGACAGTGCTGTAGAAACAAATGTTTCACGGAAAATCTGGATTGTGCTGGACACAGAAATTTAACTAAAACTAGAAGACAAATGGCGATAGAATTTGCTGCGAAACGGAAAGCTATTCAAGATAAAATATGA